From the Emys orbicularis isolate rEmyOrb1 chromosome 19, rEmyOrb1.hap1, whole genome shotgun sequence genome, the window TCTATGTGttgctgtgtgtctgtctctgtgagCGGCTGTGTGTCTCTGTATGTTtgtgtgctgctgctgtgtggctgtgtgtctctgtgtgtctgtctctgtggtTGTGTGGCTGTCTGTGTGTGGCTGTTTGGCTGTCTCtatggccgtgtgtgtgtgtgtgtgtgtgtgtgctgctgtgTGTGGCTGTCTCTCTGGCTGTGTGTCTCTGTGTCCATATGTTTGGGTGTGTTgttgtgtctctgtgtgtctgtctctgtgtgtagTTGTGTGTCCCTGTCCCTCTGTGCGTGGTTGTGTGTCCctgcatgtctgtctgtctctatgAACGTGTTTCTGTGTCTGTCTAGGGCTGCGTGTCCATCTCTGTGTGTGGTTGTGTGTCCGTACGTTTGggtgtctgtctctgtgtctgtAGGTTTGGGTGTGTtgttgtgtctctgtgtgtgtgtctttctctaTGGCCGTGTCTCTATgtctggctggggctgtgtgtcCATCAATGTGTATGGTTGTgagtctgtctctgtgtgtgattgtgtgtccctgtctctctgtgtttggttgtgtgtgtctctctggcCGTGTCTCTGTGTCTGTCTAGGGCTGCGTGTCCATCTCTGTGTGTGGTTGTGTGTCCGTatgtttgggtgtgtgtgtgtgtctctaggGACGTATCTCTATGTCTGTGTGTGGTTGTGTGTCTGTACGTTTGGGTGTCTGTAGGTTTGGGTGTCTtgttgtgtgtctgtctctgtgtctgtctggGGCTGCGGGCCCATCAGCGTGTGTGgttgtgtctctgtgtgtatgtgtggttgTGTGTCTGTACGTTTGGGTGTCTGTAGGTTTGGGTGTGTtgttgtgtgtctgtctctgtgtctgtctggGGCTGCGGGCCCATCAGCGTGTGTGgttgtgtctctgtgtgtatgtgtggttgtgtgtctgtctctgtgtgtggttgtgtgtctgtgtgtgtgtggttgtgtgtctgtctctgtgtgtggttgtgtgtctgtgtgtgtgtggttgtgtgtctgtctctgtgtgtggttGTGCGTCTCTCGCTGTCAGTctctctggccccgcccctgtgACGCGCGGCCCGGCCCCGCGCGGGCCCTTCCCAGCACACACGGGGCTGCCCGGCAGGCGGCGTCCGCGGCCCCACCCCGCGCGTGGGGCTCCGGCGCGGCCCAATGGCTGCGCGTTTCCGCCCGCCGGGCGCTATAAAGGCTCCGCGCGGCGCCGCCAGCAGCTGACTCAGAAGCGGACAGAGCCCGGAGCCCGATCGGAGCCGCTAGCTGCGCCCAGCCCCGCCGCGGAGCCCCCGCCCGGTACGGTACCCGCCGCCTGTCGCTTCCCAGGGGGCTAGAGAGCAGGGAGCCGGGCCGATCGCCCGCCACGCGTGGGGGCTGCGCTCGGGGAGAAGAACCCGGCCGGGGACCCCCCCCGACACagccaggaggaagaggagcgaGGGGGCGAGGAAGAGGGAGCGTTTCTGGAAGTGAAACCGAGCCGTGGACTGGTCTCGGGGGCGCCCTGGGAGGGGAGCCCGGAAGATCTGCCTTAACCCCCCCTTCACCGTAACCAGCTTTGCTGCCTCTGCTACCGGGAtctgcagcgcccccccccccgccccctctatCTGTGTAGGCCGGGTCGCCGCGTGCTGATCTGGGGTCGCGTGGCTGATGTGTACTAAAATGGAACAGCCGTTCTATGACGACTCCTTTTTTTCCGGCTACGGGCGTGCAGAGCTGAGCGGGCCCCTGGACTACAAGGCGCTGAAGCAGAATATGGCCGTCAACCTCTCGGAGCCCTACCGGGGCCTCAAGGCGCAGCTGCACctccggggccaggcggcggaGGAAGGAGGTGCCTTCTACGCCCCCGCCGGCCTGCCCGAGGCAGGCGCCAACTCTTCGCTCAAGCTGGCCTCGCCGGAGCTGGAGCGGCTCATCATCCAGAACAGCAACGGGGTGATCACCACCACGCCCACCCCGGGCCCCTATTTCTACCCCCGGGGGGCCACGGAGGAGCAGGAGGGTTTTGCCGACGGCTTTGTGAAGGCCCTGGACGACTTGCACAAGATGAACCACATGCCCCCGCCCAACGTCTCCATCGGTGCGGCCGCCTCGGTGGCCAGTAGCGTCTACGGGGCCTCCCTCCATCAAGAGCCGCCCCCCGTCTACACCAACCTGACCAGCTACAACCCCAGCACCATGACCACCTCCTCCAGCTACCCCACCGCCAACCTCAGCTACTTGCCCCAGACCCACGCCTACGGGGGTCACTCCTTGGCCCCCTCCCTCCCGTCTAGGGTGCAGGTCTTCAAGGAAGAGCCTCAGACCGTGCCGGATGTCCAGTCACCTCCTGTGTCTCCCATCAACATGGAAGATCAGGAGAGGATCAAGGTGGAAAGGAAGCGGCTGAGGAACCGGCTGGCGGCTACCAAGTGCCGGAAGAGGAAGCTGGAAAGGATAGCCCGGCTGGAGGACAAAGTCAAGACGCTGAAGACTGAGAACGCGGGACTGTCCAACACGGCTAGCGTCTTGAGAGATCAGGTGGCCCAACTCAAGCAGAAAGTCATGAATCACGTGAACAATGGTTGCCAGTTGCTTTTGACTGTTA encodes:
- the JUNB gene encoding transcription factor JunB, encoding MCTKMEQPFYDDSFFSGYGRAELSGPLDYKALKQNMAVNLSEPYRGLKAQLHLRGQAAEEGGAFYAPAGLPEAGANSSLKLASPELERLIIQNSNGVITTTPTPGPYFYPRGATEEQEGFADGFVKALDDLHKMNHMPPPNVSIGAAASVASSVYGASLHQEPPPVYTNLTSYNPSTMTTSSSYPTANLSYLPQTHAYGGHSLAPSLPSRVQVFKEEPQTVPDVQSPPVSPINMEDQERIKVERKRLRNRLAATKCRKRKLERIARLEDKVKTLKTENAGLSNTASVLRDQVAQLKQKVMNHVNNGCQLLLTVKMQSF